From Streptosporangium album, the proteins below share one genomic window:
- the tnpA gene encoding IS200/IS605 family transposase, with the protein MSPRWGPNPDIRRGRAVVHNLHAHLVFTPKYRRGVFTDEILRRCEDIMIEVCDSFGAELVEFNGEEDHVHLLVHHPPKVALSTLVNSLKGVSARLLRKEYPAHIRKYLWGGHFWSPSYFAASCGGAPLSIIKEYIENQKRPG; encoded by the coding sequence ATGTCACCGAGATGGGGACCGAATCCCGACATCCGCCGAGGCCGCGCCGTGGTCCACAACCTGCACGCCCACTTGGTCTTCACCCCAAAGTATCGGCGAGGTGTGTTCACCGACGAGATTCTGCGTCGCTGCGAAGACATCATGATCGAAGTGTGCGACAGTTTCGGGGCGGAGCTGGTCGAGTTCAACGGCGAGGAAGACCACGTGCACCTGCTCGTGCACCACCCACCCAAAGTCGCCCTCTCGACGCTGGTAAACAGCCTCAAGGGCGTGTCTGCCCGGCTACTCCGCAAGGAGTATCCGGCACATATCCGTAAGTATCTGTGGGGCGGGCATTTCTGGTCGCCGTCGTACTTCGCCGCCTCCTGCGGCGGCGCACCCCTATCGATCATCAAGGAGTACATCGAAAACCAGAAACGTCCGGGCTGA
- a CDS encoding class I SAM-dependent methyltransferase, whose protein sequence is MPDGWQWDSTLFQGSAAFYERGRLPYAPGFAETLATAVGLDGRGRLLDVGCGPGTVLLAMARCFTEAVGIDPDEDMLAEAERQAKRRGVTNARWVTARAEDLPAGLGEFRVVVFANSFHWTDRDRVAATVFEMLEPGGAFVHMSDLKDQSGESVPQPQPPSPSHPAPPNAEIRELARRYLGPVRRAGQGTLPNGTQNREDLVLAKAGFEAFERHVIPAGQVVERSADDIVAWVFSLSHSAPHLFEDRLADFERDLRALLQEASPDNRFAECLPATEIMTWRKPQGER, encoded by the coding sequence ATGCCTGATGGATGGCAGTGGGACAGCACACTATTCCAGGGAAGTGCAGCCTTCTATGAGCGCGGCCGGCTGCCGTATGCTCCGGGCTTTGCCGAAACACTGGCCACGGCCGTCGGCCTGGACGGCCGGGGCCGACTCCTTGACGTCGGCTGTGGGCCGGGCACCGTGCTGCTCGCCATGGCGCGGTGCTTCACCGAGGCGGTCGGCATCGATCCAGATGAAGACATGCTGGCCGAGGCCGAGCGACAGGCCAAGCGTCGCGGGGTAACCAACGCGCGTTGGGTGACTGCCCGAGCCGAGGACCTGCCGGCCGGCCTGGGTGAGTTCCGCGTCGTCGTGTTCGCCAATTCCTTCCACTGGACGGACCGGGACCGAGTCGCCGCGACCGTCTTCGAGATGCTGGAGCCAGGTGGCGCGTTCGTCCACATGAGCGACCTTAAGGACCAGTCCGGGGAATCGGTACCGCAGCCGCAGCCACCATCGCCTTCGCATCCTGCCCCGCCCAACGCCGAGATCCGTGAACTGGCGCGGCGGTATCTAGGCCCTGTTCGCCGTGCGGGCCAGGGAACACTTCCCAACGGCACGCAGAACCGCGAGGACCTGGTCCTTGCGAAAGCCGGGTTCGAGGCCTTCGAACGGCACGTCATTCCGGCCGGGCAGGTGGTCGAGCGCAGCGCGGACGACATCGTGGCGTGGGTGTTCTCCCTATCTCACTCTGCGCCGCACCTCTTCGAAGACAGGCTGGCGGACTTCGAGCGGGACCTGCGGGCGCTCTTGCAGGAGGCGTCACCCGACAACCGTTTCGCCGAGTGTCTTCCGGCGACCGAGATCATGACCTGGCGCAAGCCACAGGGTGAGCGGTGA
- a CDS encoding DoxX family protein: METIIVLVIALLGFRTLGALGVSRFTSWPISAAHAMAVMVVMAASAHFVPASVTVMPNHADLVRMVPPVVPFADAVIYATGVLELLGAAGLIIARSRRAAGISLAVLFVLLLPANVYAAVADVPFNGGEASPLWFRIPEQALYIAVALWGTRSAPHGWPAFSRSRRAWPESAETPNRLEPERDLSSR, from the coding sequence GTGGAAACGATCATCGTTCTGGTGATTGCGCTGCTGGGCTTCCGCACACTGGGAGCGCTCGGCGTCAGTCGGTTCACCTCATGGCCGATCAGCGCGGCACACGCGATGGCCGTCATGGTGGTCATGGCCGCCAGTGCGCACTTTGTTCCGGCAAGCGTCACGGTCATGCCCAACCACGCCGACTTGGTGCGCATGGTGCCACCCGTCGTGCCCTTCGCCGACGCCGTAATCTACGCGACCGGCGTGCTGGAACTCCTCGGTGCGGCGGGACTGATCATCGCCAGGTCCCGCCGGGCCGCCGGGATCAGCCTCGCGGTGCTCTTCGTGCTGCTGCTTCCGGCCAACGTCTACGCCGCCGTCGCCGATGTGCCGTTCAACGGCGGCGAGGCGTCCCCGCTCTGGTTCAGGATTCCCGAGCAGGCCCTGTACATCGCCGTCGCGCTCTGGGGGACCCGGTCGGCGCCGCACGGATGGCCGGCTTTCTCAAGGTCACGTCGTGCGTGGCCGGAGTCGGCGGAGACTCCGAACCGGCTCGAGCCCGAAAGGGACCTCTCCTCTCGTTGA
- a CDS encoding IS1634 family transposase has protein sequence MYVKTTSRKTKNGTAVRYLHLAHNEWDPVAGRSVPKILHSFGREDQLDRTAITRLVASLSKLLDPAEALAATTAPGLAFLESRPYGGTYALDQIWRRLGIDQILIQLLQGRRGRPRDVSAERVLFALVANRALAPSSKLAAADWISNDAHIDGLAATSDDACYRAMDWLHDVRERLEAEIYNQVANQLNLEVDLLFFDTTSTYFELDEADEPIARDEHGLPVSPPASASASASASASDGDGDGDGEQDRAGFRTYGKSKDSRDDLPQIVIGMAVTRSGIPVRVWSWPGNTSDSALIRQVKDDMRDWTLSKIVWVADRGFASAANRRYPRRGDHHYIIGEKLRSDSPEITTALSRQGRYADITANMRIKEVKVSEHERFVICHNPEAAARDAHVREQLITQLRELIDGSDTLSVIKRAELRGKISARPALNRYLRTTPGGRLRINARAINAEANLDGKYLLRCSDPHLPAADIAVGYKQLLQVERGWRDMKSIIDLRPVYHRREERIRAHVILCWLALLLVRIIENTVGDTWVSIRRHLNRLQIGTFHGPAGRFRQRTEPTKVHRDLLTKLGIAAPQQIIELAALS, from the coding sequence ATGTATGTGAAGACCACCAGCCGGAAGACCAAGAACGGCACGGCAGTCCGCTACCTGCACCTGGCCCACAACGAGTGGGACCCGGTCGCAGGTCGCTCCGTGCCCAAAATCTTGCACAGCTTCGGCCGGGAAGACCAACTCGACCGCACCGCGATCACCCGGCTGGTCGCCTCTCTATCCAAGCTGCTGGACCCGGCCGAAGCACTGGCCGCCACCACGGCCCCCGGCCTGGCGTTCCTAGAATCACGCCCTTACGGCGGCACCTACGCACTGGACCAGATATGGCGCCGGCTGGGCATCGACCAGATCCTCATCCAGCTCCTGCAGGGCCGCCGCGGCCGGCCCCGTGACGTCTCGGCCGAGCGGGTGCTGTTCGCTCTGGTCGCCAACCGCGCCCTGGCTCCGTCGTCCAAACTGGCTGCCGCCGACTGGATCAGCAACGATGCCCACATCGACGGCCTGGCCGCCACCAGCGACGACGCCTGCTACCGGGCCATGGACTGGCTACACGACGTCCGCGAACGACTGGAGGCCGAGATCTACAACCAGGTCGCCAACCAGCTCAATCTGGAGGTGGACCTGCTGTTCTTCGACACCACCAGCACCTACTTCGAACTCGACGAGGCCGACGAGCCGATCGCTCGCGACGAGCACGGACTGCCGGTCTCCCCACCCGCATCCGCATCCGCATCCGCATCCGCATCCGCATCCGACGGCGACGGCGACGGCGACGGCGAGCAGGACAGGGCCGGATTTCGCACCTACGGCAAGTCCAAGGACTCCCGCGACGACCTGCCGCAGATCGTCATCGGCATGGCCGTCACCCGCTCCGGCATCCCGGTCCGGGTATGGTCCTGGCCGGGCAACACCTCCGATTCAGCGTTGATCCGGCAGGTCAAGGACGACATGCGGGACTGGACCCTGTCCAAGATCGTGTGGGTGGCCGACCGCGGGTTCGCCTCCGCGGCCAACCGCCGCTACCCGCGCAGGGGCGATCATCACTACATCATCGGCGAGAAGCTGCGCTCCGACAGCCCCGAGATCACCACCGCGCTGTCGCGGCAGGGCCGCTACGCCGACATCACCGCGAACATGCGCATCAAAGAGGTCAAGGTCAGCGAGCACGAACGGTTCGTGATCTGCCACAACCCCGAGGCGGCCGCCCGCGACGCCCACGTCCGCGAGCAACTCATCACCCAACTGCGCGAGCTGATCGACGGCTCCGACACGCTGAGCGTGATCAAACGGGCCGAGCTACGCGGGAAGATCAGCGCCAGGCCCGCGCTGAACCGCTATCTGCGCACCACCCCCGGCGGGCGCTTACGGATCAACGCCCGCGCGATCAACGCTGAGGCCAACCTGGACGGCAAATACCTGCTGCGCTGCTCGGACCCGCATCTACCGGCCGCCGACATCGCCGTCGGCTACAAGCAGCTTTTGCAGGTCGAGCGCGGCTGGCGCGACATGAAGTCGATCATCGATCTGCGGCCCGTCTACCACCGCCGCGAGGAACGTATCCGCGCCCATGTCATCTTGTGCTGGCTGGCCCTGCTGCTGGTCCGCATCATCGAAAACACCGTCGGCGACACCTGGGTGAGCATTCGCCGTCACCTCAACCGTCTGCAGATCGGTACCTTCCATGGCCCCGCGGGCCGCTTCCGTCAGCGCACCGAGCCCACCAAGGTCCACCGCGACCTGCTGACCAAACTCGGTATCGCTGCGCCCCAGCAGATCATCGAGCTCGCTGCTCTCTCCTGA